Below is a genomic region from Spongiibacter nanhainus.
GCTCGGACGGGACACGCAAGCAGTCTGTCGGGAGTTTGGCCTGTGACCTCGCCCGATTCCACCACTTATTTGGTAAGCAATGGCCAGGATGTTGACGGCAATGCCCTGTCGGTGCGACTGGATCGCGGGGGCATAGTAGCTGCGGCAGCATCCCTGCATCCGCAGCCCGGCGAGCCCGAGCTGGATGCCAGGGGTGGCGTAATCCTGCCAGGGCTTCGGGATCATCACCTGCATTTGTTTGCCGCCGCCTCGGCGCGGCGTTCACTGCACTGCGGCCCACCCCAGGTGAACAATGCAGCGGATCTGCGTGAGGCCTTAGGGCAGCACTGTGCAGTCAACCGGGATTGGGTTCGTGGTGTGGGATTCCACGATAGTGTCTGCCCAGATCTGAATCGGCATTGGTTGGATGCGGTATGCGCCGACGTACCGGTAAGAGTGCAGCACCGCAGCGGCATGATGTGGGTGCTGAACTCGGCGGCCATCGAGGCGCTAAGTATTGATGCTGGCGATGCCTTGCCGCTGGGTGCCGAGCGGGATGGGAGCGGGGCACTGACCGGTCGTTTTTACGACTGTGACGACTGGCTGGGGCAACGCATCCCCCGCAGTGCATTGAGTTTGACAAGCTTATCCCGGGATTTGGCTCGGTTAGGCATTAGCGCTGTCACAGAAACCGGCGTCAATAACGGTCTAAGTCAGTGGCAATCTTTGCGGGATGCCGTTGTGTCTGGTCAGTTCAAGCAGCGCCTGCTGGTCATGGGTAATGAAAGCCTCAACGGGGTGGAAGATG
It encodes:
- a CDS encoding amidohydrolase family protein produces the protein MTSPDSTTYLVSNGQDVDGNALSVRLDRGGIVAAAASLHPQPGEPELDARGGVILPGLRDHHLHLFAAASARRSLHCGPPQVNNAADLREALGQHCAVNRDWVRGVGFHDSVCPDLNRHWLDAVCADVPVRVQHRSGMMWVLNSAAIEALSIDAGDALPLGAERDGSGALTGRFYDCDDWLGQRIPRSALSLTSLSRDLARLGISAVTETGVNNGLSQWQSLRDAVVSGQFKQRLLVMGNESLNGVEDAIPGRIEVGPLKLYLREAALPDMAEFTRRIAEAHRYQRCIAVHCVTRVELHFALAALEEAGALPGDRIEHASVTDDYAMDKLATLGVTAVTQPHFIAERGDQYLRDVDADDIPLLYRGAGFLDRGVALAAGSDAPYGDIDPWAGMAAAINRRSRSGQVLQAGEAIDPEQAASLYSGLLRKPGGGLTVQSGMEADLCVLDAPWQQCRQDLRRDHVVATFSSGQLIYHRDNQQ